CAAACTCTACTGACAAAAATCCAGCAGGCTGTGGGTCAGACTCGTCATTTTTGACTTAGTTCATTAACTTGTGCTGCTTCTGTAGCTTAATAGGCAGTCTGAATAAAGCTCCAATtctgcaaagcacttaagcatgtaaAGCATTTAAGTCAGTGCTCAAGTGCCTCTGCCCCCAGTTGAAGCCAtcaggagctggagcagagctgccctGTGGTCCCCAGGGCAAATCGCTGGGCTGGAGTCAGTGTAAGGGGTGCATGTGAACAAGCAAGGGGGCATACGGATTTTGGCAAGAGGAAATTCCTACAGGACAGACGTGTCCGGGAGCACCTGCAGGGCcacatttctcctcttccttctccctccacccCTAGAGCTGGCAGTTTGGGTGCTGGGTTTGGAGCAGCCCCCCATCCCCACCTCCCAGCGGCCTGGCTGGGCCAGTGCTGCCTCCCTGTGGTGCCCTTCTCCATCCTCCCTCCTATAGTTCTGCAGGTACTTTATAATGTCACGCTGAACCTGAGCTTTCCTGTCCACCCCGTTAATATAAGGAGAAGCCATTTGGCTCATGTTGAAACTTCCTCCCAAAACTTCTCTTTGCCTCCCTCTTACCTCCTGAAGTGTTCAAGGCTTTGCCTATGAAATTGGCTGCATCATAGAAGAAAATACTTAAATCAAAGGAAGGATCATCAAATGCTTCTATTCCGTAGTACTCTATTTGCAGATCGCTGTAATATTTGGCTCCTGTATTGATGCTGTATGGCCCATCTGCTGCATTAAGGATATGAGTAATGTTGAGGCTTTGAAGAGTAGTTTTATTCCTAGCAGCCCACCTGAAAGACATGAAGGGTTAATCAGCAACATTGCCAACATTCTGCATTAAAATGGCATGGTTTACAGTTAATGCCTACTCCCACTAGGAACGGATACAGGAATTGCGGCTCCATTACAAAGCAGCAAATTTTAAGATGCCCATAGcactttgcaaatgaaaaatgtgaTATGGTGTTACAGAGAGCAGCATGAGCATAGACTTGCCTGTGAGATACTGTTAGTTAGGTAATTGCCTCCCTGCAGTTAGTCCTTGGGAACATGGCTGACTGTATAGAGCAGTCaagattttcctttaaatatttgcTTAACAAGTCCTACGACTAAGCTCTCACTCGCAGCGTGCATGGGTTGCAAGGGCGAGAACCCACACAAATGCAGCACTTCTGAACTGGTTTTCACTGTTTTCCCTTGAGGTCCTTCCTGGTTCTGACATGAAGTGGCTGCGTCATGCTCACCGGCCACGTTCTCCCCCTTCCGACCCTAAACTGGGACTCAAATTATTCCACAAAAATGTGATCCTTAAATGATGTATTCATAAGGAAGagaagttgggggaaaaaaagagctgttgtTCTGCCCAGCTGATGAGCTACGTTATCTGCAGTAATCCAAACAGAAGGAGAAGGCAATAAATAGGAGCGGTTACAAGTGTAAGGCATTTGCATGAAAATCCCTGtttgatattttcagttttatattctTACTTTGAAGGAGAGTTGGATCTGCACTGGCAAAATCCCTGCGGTATAATTCATTTGAGTTCTCCTCAAACTGGCTCTTGATCCCGCTAGTCCTATTTGAATGTGACGGCTGCTGTGtccttgcctgcctgcctttgaGCGCAGTTCTCAGGGCAGATAATGCTTCTCAGTGCACAGCGCCAGTCACAATTGCCACCAATTTCGGGTGGGTCCTGTAAGCACTTTTGTCTCAAGCACAGACAATTCTTACCCTGCTAAAATCCACTGTGGTTCATGGAAACCCAGCTCAGATAGACTGTGAGTAAGTTACGCTTTTGTATATCATGTTTTTGCTGGCATCCAAACTCCTTGTGTTACCAGTTTTGGAAACCGGTGTTGCAGAGACTTTCCTCTAGACCCAAcagctgctcttccctgtgctgcgtcccttcctcctcctccccgggaCCAGTAACGGCTTAATAATACACCATATGTTCTTACGCATCTCCCAGGTAAATATTTGGCCAGACTTGGTCCACGTGATTATCAGACCCTCCTCTGAACCAGAAGAGCCGCTGGAGGTCTGCTAGCGCTGGCGTCTCGTAGGAAGCTCGGTCCCCTGCGCTGCTCGGCTCAGAGCAGTCCCTGGTGTGAGGCATTCTTGCTCCTCTCTTGCACACGCTCAGGTTTTATCAGAGAGAGCTCTTCTGAAATGAATTAAGAGGAAGTTTTCATACGGAAATAATATTCCCTAGAAAGTAGTCCTGTTCATTACCCTCCAAATAGCATTACGTTTTTATAACTGGTGTGTGCAGTAGGGCCTGCAGGTGTTGCTGAAAGCATCCAGAGAGCAGGACTGGCTCTGTGCTATGACTCTACAGGCATGTAATTCATCCCCCGAGAAAGCAGCAGCCTAAGACAGTATGATTTAATTTCTTGTCAAGCAAtgctgctgaaaaagaaagtccTGTGCCACCTGAATGCAGCAGTGACTGAACTTCATAGATGCAGTTATTATTTCTATTACTGTAATGCTGAGGAGTGTAATACAGGAAAGCTCTAGCACTTTATGTCGGACAGTAACTGCAGTGTTTGTGCGCGCTTTGCTTCCTATGAGTTAAAACGGGAAGTTTTTGACGTAATGAAATCATTGGATTTACTTATGCTCACAAGGCTTCTAGGGCTGACAGGGAAATTTCGGTGTGTATAACatagtgtgcatgtgtgcgtacatatataaaattatgTATGTAGATTTTCTTTCAATTATAGGAGTGTATTTATACATGTGTGCACATATGAATACATTTATGTATaattatgaaataattttcacgtgcatatgtacacatatgtgtatgtaaacaaaaacagagagaagctGAACCATGTTTTTCTGCGTCTCAGGCAAATACCAGTGAACACTCAGCTATGCTGGTATACCTGTGTCTGTCTCAGTCTCTCCTGTGGGAGCTGTTCCACTTTGTATAAATAATGTGATAGCTATTTGCCTCTAGAGAGAGACTGGCTCTCTCATCTGAAGCGTAGGGTACTTAGGTACCTGGAATATGAGAAGAAGGAGGATctgaattttggaaaattttagaGCTGAAAGTCCTGGCTCTGTTGGCTTGTCGAGAATCCTGTCCGAGGCTGTTTTGCTCCCTCACAGATTGCGCCGTTCAATGTGTGGGTCCCTTTTGCAATGCTGTTTGCTGTTACTAATGTAAAAATCTTGCGTGTTTACTCCTTATTCAGTGGGTCTCTGATGAATCtgaatatcttttaaaagaataacGTGCTGTTTTTTAGATCCAGGAAGCTCAGGCCAGCCTGAAGCAAAACTTTGTTAACAGCAAGAGTTCAGATATCCACCTAGTCCCTCCTCTTAGACCTCAGCAGCATTTCTCATGCCAATAAGATCTCATTATCCTGAATTGCTATTCTCGCCTCCAGAGAAAATGGatgggttttgtttggttggttgctgGTTTTAAAGCTGTGGTGAATATGGGAGCTGCACTAGAAATCTTCCCAAAGTGGGGTGGCCTGCGTTTATTCTGCAAAAGGTGACGTGACCTCAACTCTCATTCTAATACCTGAATGCCGAAATCTAGCATTTTGGTATTCACTTAGCAGGTCTGGAAAACAAGCCCAAAAGGGACTGTTAGAAGTCACCCAGTCTGTCCCCTGTCCCACAGCAACATCGGCAACACAGATATTGCTcctaaagcaacaacaacaactttaTCTAAACATCCAGGTTCCTTTAAAACAGTATAGGCTGATTTGGGGCATAAGCAGAAAGCATAAGCAGAAAGTCTTGTtgcttacagaaaaagaaatacagatgatGCAAGGCATGTTATTGAACACACCATATATATTTCTGTGACCTCAGCCTGAATTTGCTTCCCCTgcgcccctctccctcctcctccacgcAAATGTTAAGAGCAGTTATAGCTTTTTGTATATTCCAGTAAAAAGGAAGTCTCCCTAGGGTAACTACTTAATAAGCAAAATACGGAAAGCACAATAAAAATgatgggagagagggggaaaaaagcttacttttaaagattaagaaaaaggaaTTGCATACGAATAACTcagggaagcagagaagaaatacagGGATAGCATCCTACGAATTTTTCAAGGCCTGTAACACCAAGACCGATGGTAAAGGAGTACATTGTGCAATCCCAGCACAAATTAACATGAGGAATAGCACAGAAAAGGATATTGTGCATTGTCCAGCAAGTTTTACTGCCTTGCAAAAGTCAGGCACTGTGCTCAAAAGCTACTGCCAGCATCTTTATGATGACCTGTTTGTACTTTCACTGATACAGAACATTAACTTGACGCAGTAAAAGGAAATCAAGAAAAAGATAATACAGGTTCTACTCCAGGAGGTTCATAAGACCACAGGCTAATCTTCAAGGGGTGTGGGTGACTCTCAATTGCTGCAGATGTTTAAAAGCTGAAGTGGAGAGAAGCAGATGGATGCTAAATTTTCAGTTGCTCTAGTCCCCATCGTTTTAAAGTTCTGTTGCAGCCTGTGAGCTTGttacaataataataatctgtAGTAGAGGGGGAAAGACATTACTTTGCCAGGCCTCTCGTTCAAGGCTGGACTTTGGGGAGGCTCTTGCGGCCTCGAGGAACTGGGTTGTTTGGTGCCGGTGAAAgtgagcaggcgactgtagccttCGCAGCCAGTGAGGTGCTCTGCAACAGAGCTCCCTTTCATACTGCAGCTCCTTCCCCAAAAGTGTGTCAACATCATTTGCTTCACATGACTAATGCCAGACAAGTGAGCTCCTCATCTCAACATGAAGCATGACTCCTCCCAGCCGCAGCTCTCTTCTGTGCTGCGCTGGCCTTGGAATTGAATTACTCTGCAGGGCCTTCAGGGTAAGCTTGGAAATAACTATACCAGATGATTGCACTAATGAGGAAAGTAATAtgaattttttaattgaagaCCAGGGACTTTGCTGAAGGTTTTCCCGAATCACCCTTCTTCTTTAAGATACTGCAAAGTTAGCAAAAGTACCACCACTGATTACATTTCTCAAAGCTTGCCCCTCTGGGTGGCTCACAGAAGCTGCTCCAGTTGGAAACAGTCAGCAGCTGTAGGATGGTAGGATGCCCTTTAATCGGAAAAGAAATTCTCTCTTACAAGGTCACTAACGGCTTCTGCAGAGATCTAGCCCATGCAAGTCAGGGAGGATTACTTGCCGTCTTAAACTGTAGTCTGTGAGTACTTAAAGACCATCTCACTtgattctttctctcttcctctctccttttttcccctttttttagaAGAACTTCTGCCTATAGGAGACATTTGAGCCTGGGCAGAGACTCTAAGTGCCATCCAGATGGATTAACCTGCTTACTTTGTGGGGAGAATGCAAGGCGGTGAACGCTGGTAGTCCCTTCTGTTGTTCAGCTTTGGTTCCCAAATGCCCAGAGCGCTGGGGTGCACCCCAAAGGGCCAGGGCCAGCTGGGCTCCACATCTGACCTGCAGTGTTTGGGATTTCCCTGACAGGCACAAGAGCCACCCTTACCTCAGAGGCAGATGCTAGCAGGGGGGCAGGTACACGgcactgctgagctgcagggagccccaggaAACACAGCGGCTGACTCCACCGTGCCAGCTGAaggagggggcagctgggtgcTATTCCCAAGGGATTCGGTCAGTCCGGGACCTTGTCTGCAATAACCTCACTGAGATGCTTGCCTGCCTCTGATATTATCCTGCCACTTGAGTCTGCACAGTCtgcaaggattttcttttttctgcactaGAAACAATTGCCGTTTTCTACTGAAGATTTTTTCtggcaaagaaaagacaaaaacccACAATGCACACAGATTTGAATTGTCTAAAGCGTTTTAAGGATTTGTGTTGCATTGGCAGATTCCAGTCAAAGAAAACTCAGcaaagttctgaaaaagaaagcaaacgcTCCAATATTGTGGGtttgaaatagttcttttttgcatttccaaaaaaatcaccatttccattttttctttacaaaattacttttgttttggAATTTTACTTTAGCATGccataaaatcttttaaaatatgaaaatgagatGAAGTGGTTTGTTCCTGGatgagaaaaacatattttgttcaaCTAAAAATGAACACAAACTAACCAAGCAGCCACTTACTCACATAGCCCTAGTCTCCATTTCTGCAACATGGGGAAGGCCTCTTGCCATTTTGCCATGGATTGTTACCATGTCTCCTGAAATCCCAAGAGGAGGCTATGACAGAGCATTAGTAGGGCCCAAAGTAATGCCATAACAACCAGGTTGTGTTTCGTCTACCCCTTTTGCTAGCGCTTTCCTAGCTGGCACAGATCCACTTGTGGTTATCATGACAGCCCAGATGGGGACAGGTGTCTTTCAAGATCTTAAATTAGGTTGTTCATAGCCTCAGTCACAGCAGGGCACTGATTTTGGCTGGACCTATGGTTATTACAGTAACACAAACACTAAATAACAATAACATGATATAGAGAGCTCCTGCAGCCAAATATCCTAAAATCCctgaaacaaaacccaaagaacTAAATGGCTTAGAATACCAAAGCATGAGATCAGGATATAAttcactggaaaaacaaacagaaaagcctaCTGATGTGCTTGAAATTACTTTCTGccccatttttccttctcttttttttccgaGTAAGCATCTCTGCACTCATCTTTTACACCCCTTGCTGTTTTCTCTTAGGTAGTGCTTAACACTATGGCTCTTTGTCCTCCTGATGGAAAAATCCAGATGGAAAGAAGCGTGGTTCACAGGGAAATGATCATGTAAGTGGAATTAATCTTTCAGATACTGTAATGTGAAATCCaatcttttttcttgttgttgttaagAAGATCCAATCTGTGTCTCTATGTTTTGGCTCGAATCCGACACTCAGCGAGCCCAGGAGTCTCTGGAGGTGGAGCTGAAAGCCTTGTGTGCAGAAACAGGCACATTTAAAAGCAATAGCAAAGTTAAAACAGCCAGATGGGAACCTAGCAGGCAACTGAGAGGGGAACTCTCTGTTTTCCTTGCAAGCCTACAGGGGCTTGTTTGCAGGAATTAGACTCTCTCACCAGCAGTTTGCTGCAGCACTAATACCAAGTGGTATTGGAAATGAGATGCAGGTTATGGCTGATGGTTTAAATGAGGCACCAGTGGGAATTTTGAAATGAGATCCTGGACTCGTCTCGGTATAGACCGTGCACATGGCAGAGCAATATTGCTTTCTTGGCTGACTGAATCATATATTACGGCCTTCTATTTTGCCCACGCTCAAACAGCAGGGAACAGCAGAAGTTCATTGCTCCTGCTCGCTGCTCAAACCCCGCTCTGCCTCGCCAGAGGCAGTGCCCCAGGGTAGCGGGAGGCAGGATCAGTCCCTCTGCCTCAGCGCGGGTATGTGGGCAGTGCAGTGCTGCATTAATGCCATTCCCATTATTCTGGagtgaagagaaaagcagaatgtaCAATTAAAGCTCTGTTTGGttcatttttttaagagattttacTACCTGGGCAAGACGCCAGGTGGAGGGCTCTGGAAAGCACAGCCTCCTCTCTCAGTGCAGCGTGGggagagagcggggagcagcccgGCAGGCcgccctggtgccagccctcgGCTCGGCTGGCTCCGAGGCACCGAGGCAGCACGGGGCATCAGCTGCTCGGCCTGACCTCCCCGGGCAGGGCTTCGCGCTCATCAGCAACGTCGCTCCTGCCCGTGACCCGATATTTCTGCGTCCAGCAAGGGCAGGGGCATTTATCTCTCCCTGGGTTTCAGTGGACGCTGGATGAGGCCTGCAGCCGGCTCAGCTGAGATGCGCTCCTGGGTGGTGCGGGGAGACGCCGGCGAGGCCCCCCCGCGCTGGCTCTGCTCTCCCCGGCAGCCGGACCCCGGGCAGCGCGGCAGGGGAGGGTGCTCTGAAGGCAAGGGGGGGTGGAAACACGGGGAGCCCTCACTGCTGGCAGTGACAGGTATGGCCGTAGCCGGACGACAGCTTTGCAGTCTGCAGCTTTCagattcaaaggagaaaaaagcagcgTTACCTTAGCAGTTGGCATCTCTGAGCTATTCGATGCACCATCCCCAGCAAGACAGCGCTGCCCTCCACAGGCTCCTACCATACCTCCCGACTCAGCTGTGGTATCTGCCAAGCCCCCGGTGGCGCTTGCTCTGCTAGTGCTCTGCAGGGCACGCCTGTCCTAGCCCTGTGTCACGgctaggaattaaaaaaaaaaaccaaaatactgtCTCTCTTGACACATCTTGACTATATCCTTGCTTCTCCCTGAATTAAAATCGCTGTAGTTTTAAGTCCTGCCACCAGCAGTCAGAGCTGTGCCGTATGCTGTAATCGGGAGAGCACAAAATCACCATGCAGCTAAATGCTTCTGATAGTAGAAACTTCGCTCTCCTCTTACGTAACGGCGGAAAGGGAGTACAGAGGCTGTGGCTTGTGATGTGCTCAGGCAGAAAGTGTCCCTGGGCACCCCGTAACCCTGAGGACAGAGGAGTTGCAGGGAGAGCAAGAAAAGTGGAGTGACCTTGGTATTGATAACGGTTCAGCGAGGACTGTCACAGCCAGAGCTGTGCTGAGATTTCATCGGTGTTGCAGGCTGTCAATAGGGATAAGCTATGGGCAGCTCTGACACAAATGATGTTGAAGAGACCAGActgtgagaggggaaaaaaatgccttggtAGCATTGGGAAAGGCAAACAAGGAAGTTAATATATTGCTGTTAAAAAGGCCTCCAAAGCACTTGCCCTTCTGCAGGCAGTATGGATTTGTGTGACTGTggattaaagggtttttttttggccttctccTTGATTTACTCAACTGATTTTTGTCTGACTGCTGCTGTCAATATAAAATTGACAATGCTGTCAAGCTTGCAACTTCCAGAATATTTGAAGGCACAAGTAAAAGGTTGTTGATATTCCTCAGAGTTGTCTCTCCCTGCACTTTTAATGTAAGCAGTGAAGTGCTCTTTTTTCCTTACCTTGCTTGAAAGGGTACATTTGAGAAAGGGCCCTTTTTATAAAGTTGACACAAACTCTTTGCAGGGGAATCAATACTGAAAGGGCTTCAAAACTCTATGGTGGAAGATTAATTTTGGCACTTAAGCTCTTCAGACATCTCATAGACCTTTCCAGGGACAGTCAGCTTTACTGGAGGAGAgtcagtgttttttctttaacGTTTTTGACTGCTGACTTTAAAGTCATGATTTGTTTTTTGATAAAGTAATTTCTTAAACAGGCCAACAGTTTGTCACGAAGAAGTGGGTCACAGAGGAGATATGCAAGAACAGCTAAGGGGAGACCTTAGGTCTGGAAGGGGTCTGTGggtctagaaagaaagaaagaaaagtgagggGGCGGTTTTCCTGTTACTCCTCTCTGGCCCTGGGGGTGGTAGCTAAACCAGCGCGAAAGTGAGCTGCCAGTGGGAGGGTAAAGCGGGGTGTGCAGCCCCTCTGCAGGGCCTGCAGGCAGCCTCGTCCCGGGACCACCAGggagctcctgctgcctttgctggccGGTGGGAAGTGCGAGTCGGGCGCAGGCAGCAGCGGGCGCAACCTCGCCGGAGGCTGCGCCTGCTGGAGGCGAGTTTTAATAGACAGTTTGGGAACAGGCTGCATAATTTAGCAATGCGTTTTTTGCCAAAGCAAACCCCGCTGCCTCCAGCAGCGCCCTGGGAAGGCTGTCCTCCGCCCGAGAAAGTCGCTGCGAGCAAGAATACATTAAGGATTGTGAGCTGCTCAGGTGTGCCAGTGACGGGAGGCATCCAGGAGCTATGAATAGCATTAACATCCTTTCTCTCCCATGCCTGGCATCCTGAGCAGTCATTTTTGCTGGTGTTCGGGAAACTGCGCAAAGCtttgaacagctttttttttaatgttctttgtaGGCTGGAATTTTGTGAGTAGTTTTTCTTACTGGCGCAGAATCTTGATTTGATTTAGAGGAAAAAGATTGGCATTTTAtcatgttggatttttttccccccctgttttAATAAGTATGAATTTACTTTCacatattttagcaaaaaaatataTGGGAAAAGCTATGTTATAGGAGAGTGGGATCAAGGCTGGTCATTTACAATGaatcacaggaaaagaaaaaaatcaggaacagttttgttttttttttagttttggtaATGCTTCGTGTTAAAAATCTTGAAAAACTTGGTTTcgaaaaaaatgaatcttttatacattttaaacaaaatattcaaaatggcTTATTTTAGAATTAAGCAAATTATTTAAGGTGTTTTGGCATGATTTGTGGTGCTTATATTGAGAGATCAGAAAGAAACACCTTCTACCTGTTGTAATCAAAGGAAAATCTTCACATGCCTATCCGACAAGATCTTCCATTggtttcatggggaaaaaaagatgtgttttgtTTATAAGCTATGAAGACCTGAGAGCAAATTTGGCAAAAAGGACGCCTCTTCAAAGTATTTATGTTACACTCCATGCAGTCCTGTTATAAAACGTAGGGTAAACCGACGAAGCCTCACGTTTTGCAGCTCTCCTCTGCTGTTTAAATGCATTCAAGAAACAAGGTCTGAAAAAGACATTTTGCTCTGCGATAACCACTGAAACACTTCTACTGGACCAACTGGTAGAGCTGGAAGAATTAGACAAGCTGTCAAACATGCATAAAGGgctatattttgtttctgtttatgcCAAACTGTTCTGTTCTGACAGACTGTTCTGTTCTGAACTGTTCTGTTCTGACCTGGTTACCTGCTACCTTTAATGACAACCCTTGCCTTAGAACAGCATAGCAACACTGCTGCTACTGAAACACTGCGATTTTTCATTTTGCCAGAAGATGGCAGAAGAAAATAATcctgaatgatttaaaaaaaaaaagaagacactgGCAATATAATCATGATTTGAAACAGAAGTATTGCTGATATACAAGAAACTGCATTGACTGGATGGGAGAAAAATGTGATAGGTACTGGATTAATTATATTGGTATTGACCTGGAGAGAATACATCAAATCATCTGCGCTGTATTCGTTCCTGTGCAGGCTTCTGTATCAGAGAAGGCTGTAACTGTGCTGGGCGGCCTTCGAGAGAGGGCTTGGAGGGTCGCTGCTGCCAAGGGCCCCCAGGAGCAGGCGAGCGGTGCCACCTCCTCTACAGCCCCAGGCAGCTGTGCCGGGTTACCCGGTGGCACGGGTGACCTGCAGGCTGGCCGTGCCCCCGGACAGCGTCCGGGCAGCAGGTCGGTCCCTGGAGGGTGTCTGAGCGCCAGTGCTGGAGAAAACTGCCCTGGGAGTTTTATCAGGACTGGAGACAGCAGCAAAATGGAATTGCTGTTCACAGCCTCTCCCCAGCTGCTTTCAGTTTAAATGCCTTTCTTAAACACAATAAGCCttttctccaaggatggaaatggGTTTGGAAAGTGCAATCAGACCTGTAGGGTGCTCTGAGTTAACCACAGGCTTTACTCTGCCCACCTCCCCATCAGAAATGATGCATGCcttgcatcttttaaaaaataaaactgaagaaaacttgCCTGCTTATAGCTTCCTTGACAGAAACGGGACAACCACGGGCTGCACCATTCACAGGGTAAATGGTGAGTCAAGCTTCTCGGTGCCACAGCCCTCAACTCTGGATGAATGAAACGCGCTGGATCCCGTGCCAAGAGCCGGCACTCCAGAAACACACCGGGACGCCTGCCGTGCACGCGCCCGCCGTCACCCAGCCTGGTCACGCGCTGCTGCGCAGCGGGAGGTGGTATGCCAAAGCTCAGAGAAGTGATCAGGAAGGAAATTTCTACAAGGAAGAAGTAAAGGGAGACGCAGTGCGAGAAGGAGGCAGAACGAGGCGGTGGGCTCAGCGAGGGGGGCGCGTGCAACAGGGGTCGCGTGACAGCAAAAACCTCAACCTAAAGATCTTCAAGTCACCGTTGATGTGGAACGTTTTGAGATCGGGACAATCAATTTGAAACAACGTCAGTGAGCCTGCTTTCGAGACATTACTGGGATTTTCTGAAAAACCATGCCTTACCACGGTGCCGGCGTGACCAGCCACAATCATTAGGCATCAGTGGGAATTAACAGGCCCTTGTTCAGGCATAAGGGTTATTGCCAAGTGGTAGCATCGCTCAAAGCTGGCCGGGAGGTCTCTGCAGCGAGTAGcggggtgctgagcaccctgccCGGCCAGGGGGCCGGCGCTGGGGCGAAGCGCTGCCCCTGCCCGGCGGGTGGCTGGAAGCGTGGCCTGTTCGGCGCGCTCTCCGGCAGGTGTCCCTGCGCCACCGCGCAACCgagcgcggccgggcgctgcctgGGCACCCCGCGCCTGGCGTGGCTCCAGGTGCCCGCGGCCCCTGGGAGGCGGTGGGAGACCTCAGGGGAAGCCTGCAGCAGACTTGCTCTTAGTTTACGTCGGAAATAGGCATAAAGGAAACTTGTTAGTGGCATTTGCGGCTTGTttgactagggaaaaaaaaagaaaaagccataaaAGACATGCTTAAAACCTAGTAGCAATGGGCTACCCCAAAACCTCACCATTCGGGGCCTCAGACAGAAGAGCCCACTTCCAAAGCCGGATATCTCAGCTTTCTCCTCACCCCcaccctttatttatttatttattcttagcaGCTCCCTGGAGCTGATTGAGGCAAGGTGCTCGTTAGGCAGAAGCAATTGGGGAATTTTGCACTAGGATCGGACCGTCTACCCTGTCCCCAGTAACTAAATGTATCACGAGGTTTAGGAAACAGTTAATCTGTTGACAGCTGAAGCTGGAGGATGTGCAGGGGAAGCATCCCTCCAACCTTATCCTGTTTCTTATGCTTTTCTTCCC
The sequence above is drawn from the Struthio camelus isolate bStrCam1 chromosome 7, bStrCam1.hap1, whole genome shotgun sequence genome and encodes:
- the LOC104141755 gene encoding dual specificity protein phosphatase 13B-like isoform X1 — encoded protein: MPHTRDCSEPSSAGDRASYETPALADLQRLFWFRGGSDNHVDQVWPNIYLGDAWAARNKTTLQSLNITHILNAADGPYSINTGAKYYSDLQIEYYGIEAFDDPSFDLSIFFYDAANFIGKALNTSGGKVFVHCAMGISRSASLVLAFLMIHENMTLVDALKTDTQLLLLFPSKNHPGDGEESASEEEGGFSAEAPKRCTGNGSGCRKAFDNKTQGFPNLPDSSTL
- the LOC104141755 gene encoding dual specificity protein phosphatase 13B-like isoform X2, translating into MPHTRDCSEPSSAGDRASYETPALADLQRLFWFRGGSDNHVDQVWPNIYLGDAWAARNKTTLQSLNITHILNAADGPYSINTGAKYYSDLQIEYYGIEAFDDPSFDLSIFFYDAANFIGKALNTSGGKVFVHCAMGISRSASLVLAFLMIHENMTLVDALKTVSSHRDICPNSGFLSQLRDLDVKLNEERKGSRESASKAS